Proteins encoded together in one Moritella sp. Urea-trap-13 window:
- the menE gene encoding o-succinylbenzoate--CoA ligase has product MNNNKTIITDNVNFTDWPWLHWANSNPAQVALVYGEQQFTWQQVNDLVNDHAKQLTGQGVGKGHVIAAVSTNNLTVLWLYLACLRLGACCVILDPKQSCEQLNDKLETLAAKFIWLSAPELHVLAALNDDGAKQLVFTYGEESCVAGACTHHDLNNAAVDDVKWQAQRIASIVFTSGSSGKAKAVAHNANNHLYSAAGLLQSFAYSAQDSWLLSLPLFHVSGLAIVWRWLFAGGQLALPATNSLVEQLATVTHASLVPTQLKRYLSEIDLDKDTISLKRILLGGAVIPVVLTDKAKSMGIECWSGYGMTEMASTVTAKLADSSAGVGTVLAYRELILSDKSIKVRGASLGIGYYNRGVLRSMTDDNGWLVTGDLGETRCTDTLSNKLLDELFILGRSDNMFISGGENIHPEQIERVLLSHPLINQALVFPHEDAEFGHRPIAVIDAIGHLSVSEMNNYLQNKLIKYMRPVNYYALPESINVTGIKLNRAVVQLWVTSLCK; this is encoded by the coding sequence ATGAATAACAATAAAACTATCATTACAGATAACGTTAACTTTACCGATTGGCCTTGGCTACATTGGGCTAATAGCAATCCAGCCCAAGTCGCTCTGGTGTATGGTGAACAGCAATTCACTTGGCAGCAGGTTAATGATCTCGTTAACGATCATGCTAAACAGTTAACAGGGCAAGGTGTTGGGAAAGGGCATGTTATAGCAGCAGTAAGCACTAACAACTTAACTGTGCTGTGGTTGTACTTGGCTTGCTTGCGACTCGGCGCTTGTTGCGTGATACTCGATCCGAAGCAAAGCTGCGAGCAGCTAAATGACAAGCTGGAAACCTTGGCGGCGAAGTTTATTTGGTTATCTGCTCCGGAGTTACATGTATTAGCGGCCCTGAATGATGACGGCGCTAAGCAGTTAGTCTTTACTTACGGTGAAGAGTCTTGCGTTGCAGGGGCTTGTACCCACCATGACCTTAATAATGCCGCTGTCGATGACGTTAAATGGCAAGCGCAGCGAATCGCCAGTATTGTCTTTACGTCGGGCTCAAGTGGCAAAGCCAAAGCCGTGGCGCATAATGCAAACAACCACTTGTATTCTGCCGCAGGTTTATTGCAATCCTTCGCTTATAGCGCGCAAGACAGCTGGCTATTATCCTTACCTTTATTTCATGTATCGGGACTGGCGATTGTCTGGCGCTGGTTATTTGCTGGTGGACAACTGGCGTTACCGGCAACAAACAGCTTAGTCGAACAGTTAGCAACAGTGACGCACGCCTCTTTAGTGCCAACGCAATTAAAGCGATATCTTAGTGAAATAGATTTAGATAAAGACACCATTAGCCTGAAACGTATTTTGTTAGGGGGTGCGGTCATCCCTGTGGTTTTAACCGATAAAGCCAAGTCCATGGGTATTGAATGTTGGTCTGGATACGGCATGACAGAAATGGCATCGACTGTTACCGCTAAACTAGCGGATAGTAGCGCGGGTGTTGGGACTGTATTGGCGTATCGTGAATTAATTCTGAGTGATAAAAGTATCAAAGTACGTGGCGCGAGTTTGGGGATCGGCTATTACAATCGTGGCGTATTACGCAGCATGACTGACGACAACGGTTGGTTGGTCACGGGCGATCTTGGCGAGACAAGATGCACTGATACACTATCTAATAAGCTACTCGATGAACTGTTTATTCTAGGACGTAGTGACAACATGTTTATTTCTGGTGGTGAGAATATTCACCCAGAGCAGATAGAGCGCGTTTTACTTTCGCATCCGTTAATTAATCAAGCGTTAGTGTTCCCACACGAAGATGCAGAGTTTGGTCATCGGCCAATTGCGGTGATTGACGCGATTGGACACTTATCAGTCAGTGAAATGAATAACTACTTACAAAACAAGCTGATTAAATACATGCGACCAGTAAATTATTATGCATTACCAGAGTCAATAAATGTGACCGGTATCAAGTTAAATCGCGCTGTTGTTCAACTATGGGTCACAAGTTTGTGTAAATAG
- the menC gene encoding o-succinylbenzoate synthase, whose amino-acid sequence MPRKVKLYHYQLPLDCAMILRGQSVNVREGWLLELQENEVQQEQNNSSQVMNIGRGEIAPLLGFSTETAAQAKRQLESVIKIWLDQGVVALSGCYPSVAFGFSMALLELEDGLPQTTHSNNNDNNANSALLLPADIGLITAKHNQLVQSALCKLKIATQTTDEAACQDGGIAQHLLQTYPHLRLRLDANRRWSLAAALAFAEQIPVDYRQRIDFIEEPCHTPNDCLRFSRETGIAIAWDESLRDAQGRGAFDLISSANSSSNATVKAIVIKAVVIKPMLTGTVAYCAELIAHAHQQGLTAVISSSLESSFGLVQLARLAQTFTPETTPGLDTVNVFKQQLVQPWPNCTLPLLPLSNLPVTIYE is encoded by the coding sequence ATGCCACGTAAGGTTAAGCTGTATCATTATCAGTTACCTTTAGACTGTGCCATGATATTACGTGGCCAGTCTGTAAATGTACGTGAAGGTTGGCTGCTTGAACTGCAAGAAAATGAAGTGCAGCAAGAGCAGAACAACAGCTCTCAAGTCATGAATATAGGGCGCGGTGAAATTGCGCCTTTACTTGGTTTTAGTACAGAGACAGCAGCACAAGCAAAGCGACAACTAGAAAGTGTGATTAAGATCTGGTTAGATCAGGGTGTCGTAGCGCTAAGCGGCTGTTACCCCTCAGTGGCGTTTGGCTTTAGCATGGCGCTGTTAGAATTAGAAGATGGGCTACCGCAAACTACTCATAGCAACAATAATGATAATAACGCTAACAGTGCGTTATTATTGCCTGCTGATATTGGATTAATCACCGCTAAACATAACCAACTGGTGCAGAGTGCGTTATGTAAGTTGAAAATAGCGACGCAAACAACGGACGAAGCGGCTTGCCAAGACGGTGGCATTGCCCAGCACTTACTACAGACATATCCCCATTTACGCTTACGTTTAGATGCTAACCGCCGTTGGTCATTAGCTGCAGCACTGGCTTTTGCAGAGCAAATCCCTGTTGACTATCGCCAACGTATCGATTTTATTGAAGAACCTTGTCATACCCCGAATGACTGTTTACGTTTTTCCCGAGAAACGGGCATTGCCATTGCGTGGGATGAAAGCTTACGTGATGCACAAGGGCGGGGCGCTTTCGACCTTATTTCCTCGGCAAACAGTTCATCGAATGCCACTGTTAAAGCCATTGTCATCAAAGCCGTTGTTATCAAACCTATGTTGACGGGCACGGTTGCTTATTGTGCTGAGTTAATTGCCCATGCCCATCAACAGGGCTTAACAGCTGTAATCAGTTCAAGCTTAGAATCTAGCTTTGGTTTAGTGCAATTAGCACGTTTGGCACAAACCTTTACCCCTGAAACGACACCCGGCTTAGATACCGTCAATGTATTTAAACAGCAACTGGTTCAGCCTTGGCCAAATTGCACCTTACCCTTACTCCCATTATCTAACCTGCCAGTGACTATCTATGAATAA
- the menB gene encoding 1,4-dihydroxy-2-naphthoyl-CoA synthase yields MSRTVGITEEELYAQVEWQDCTGEYQDIHFHKSLDGIAKITIARPQVRNAFRPQTVNEMMQALADARYDSKVGVIILTGLGEHAFCSGGDQSVRGDYGGYKDDEGMHHLNVLDFQRQIRTCPKPVIAAVAGYAVGGGHVLHMMCDLTIAADNAQFGQTGPKVGSFDGGWGASYMARIVGQKKAREIWFLCRFYDAKEAEDMGLVNTVVPLADLERETVRWCREVLQHSPMSLRCLKAALNADCDGQAGLQELAGNATMMFYMTEEGQEGRNAFNEKRRPNFDKFPRNP; encoded by the coding sequence ATGAGCAGAACAGTTGGTATTACCGAAGAAGAACTATACGCACAGGTTGAATGGCAAGATTGCACAGGTGAATACCAAGATATTCATTTTCATAAATCGTTAGATGGTATTGCAAAAATCACCATAGCCCGACCACAAGTACGTAATGCGTTCCGTCCACAAACTGTAAACGAAATGATGCAAGCGTTAGCTGATGCGCGTTATGACTCAAAAGTAGGCGTGATCATTTTAACTGGCCTAGGCGAACATGCATTCTGTTCTGGTGGCGATCAAAGTGTTCGTGGCGATTACGGCGGTTATAAAGACGACGAAGGCATGCATCACTTAAACGTATTAGATTTCCAACGTCAGATCCGTACCTGTCCAAAACCTGTTATTGCTGCAGTCGCGGGTTATGCCGTGGGTGGTGGTCATGTATTACACATGATGTGTGATTTAACCATTGCAGCAGACAATGCTCAATTTGGCCAAACAGGTCCTAAAGTGGGTTCATTTGACGGCGGCTGGGGCGCATCATATATGGCGCGTATTGTTGGTCAGAAGAAAGCCCGTGAAATTTGGTTCTTGTGTCGTTTCTATGATGCTAAAGAAGCCGAAGATATGGGCTTAGTGAATACGGTTGTGCCACTGGCAGATTTAGAACGTGAAACAGTCCGTTGGTGTCGTGAAGTATTACAACACAGCCCTATGTCATTACGTTGTTTAAAAGCGGCATTAAATGCCGATTGTGATGGTCAAGCTGGCTTACAAGAATTAGCCGGTAATGCCACTATGATGTTTTACATGACGGAAGAAGGGCAGGAAGGCCGTAATGCCTTTAATGAAAAACGTCGTCCTAATTTCGATAAATTCCCGCGCAACCCTTAA
- the menH gene encoding 2-succinyl-6-hydroxy-2,4-cyclohexadiene-1-carboxylate synthase has translation MRNLSSMIIKTQTLLPLYSESVESASSLSQGAVAKPSLVFLHGLLGSTQDWQQIVSHLSPDYQCICIDLPGHAGSQAVTANDFQHVQQLIIATLAQYELEHIVFVGYSLGARIAMHIASEPAANWPYSIDGMLLESGNPGLNSSAEQLQRGLHDLGWVTRFSEAPLSQVLPDWYQQGVFASLTNTQKTALIATRSHIQADYNGFNGGKQISKMLAATSLSKQGYLLPQLQDTAFPVCMVCGELDPKFVQLTQASQLDHHVVADAGHNVHADQPIVFSALVRGLVSDSIKNKAAQQSAA, from the coding sequence ATGCGAAATTTATCTAGCATGATTATCAAGACACAAACGCTATTACCGTTATATTCAGAATCTGTTGAGTCTGCCAGCAGCCTTTCACAAGGCGCTGTCGCCAAACCAAGCTTGGTATTTCTACATGGCTTGTTGGGATCTACGCAAGACTGGCAGCAAATCGTGTCGCATTTATCGCCGGACTATCAGTGTATTTGCATTGATTTACCTGGCCATGCTGGTAGCCAAGCGGTGACCGCGAATGACTTTCAACATGTGCAGCAACTTATCATTGCGACCTTGGCACAGTATGAACTTGAGCATATCGTTTTTGTTGGTTATTCGTTAGGGGCGCGTATTGCCATGCACATTGCTAGCGAGCCCGCGGCTAATTGGCCGTACAGCATCGATGGCATGTTATTAGAAAGCGGTAACCCTGGTTTAAACAGCAGCGCCGAACAATTACAACGTGGGTTACATGATTTAGGTTGGGTGACACGTTTTAGCGAAGCACCATTATCGCAGGTATTACCCGATTGGTATCAGCAAGGTGTATTCGCCTCATTAACCAATACGCAAAAAACCGCCCTGATTGCCACGCGCAGTCATATTCAAGCTGACTACAATGGATTTAATGGCGGTAAGCAGATAAGTAAAATGCTGGCGGCAACGTCACTGTCGAAACAAGGTTATTTATTACCACAATTACAAGACACCGCATTTCCGGTGTGCATGGTATGTGGTGAATTAGACCCTAAATTTGTGCAATTAACCCAAGCCAGTCAGCTCGACCATCATGTTGTCGCCGATGCTGGGCATAACGTACATGCAGACCAGCCGATTGTATTTTCAGCGTTAGTCAGAGGGTTAGTTAGTGACAGCATTAAGAATAAAGCTGCACAACAGAGCGCTGCTTAA
- the menD gene encoding 2-succinyl-5-enolpyruvyl-6-hydroxy-3-cyclohexene-1-carboxylic-acid synthase, with the protein MMTNQSFADIQAPLNRLWASLILEELSRLGVRHVCVAPGSRSTPLVLAAADHDDLILHSHFDERGLGFFALGLAKSLQAPVAVIVTSGTAVANLLPAVVESGLTKEKLVLLTADRPLEQINCGANQAIQQTGLFSSHVCHELLLPSPSLSITPQWLLSNIDQSLAVQQQAGGAVHINCPYPEPLYGGDADFSDYLAGISNWQAQQQRYLSIHSPCRNYLATNPTAKLCSTMPVVNRKGLVVIGAMNTADMQAIKQWAKVMGWPVLVDPQSGGSSAWSHYDVWLQNQTCQDKLAEAEILVQFGARLVSKRLGQFIALHDWQDYWLIAPQAGQLDPYHQRCKQFVSPIQHWLTLFANGELNTELSTSGKLATGRNTFAELDVQHSDVDGYEWARVLTVASVTVRQLIEINHIDELTEISFAATLDTCFSTTLRNKPTSLFIGNSLIVRLLDMFAALPNVPVFSNRGASGIDGLLATAAGVQQGQQQAMLCLLGDTSLLYDLNSLALFSKPTHPSVIVVLNNDGGAIFDMLPVAEKQKEQLYRMPHGFNFSHAAAMFDLDYVQPKSLADALSVIHHSLHPMTEVTGEARTLLVEIVTPAGAAAKQLKQLFSEVKDAKFI; encoded by the coding sequence ATGATGACGAATCAATCATTTGCAGACATACAAGCACCCTTAAATCGCTTATGGGCGAGTTTAATTTTAGAAGAACTGAGCCGTTTAGGTGTACGCCATGTGTGCGTGGCACCGGGCTCACGATCTACGCCACTGGTATTAGCGGCGGCAGATCATGATGATTTAATCCTGCATAGTCATTTTGATGAACGTGGATTGGGTTTCTTTGCACTCGGTTTAGCGAAGTCATTACAAGCGCCAGTGGCTGTGATTGTCACATCGGGAACGGCGGTAGCGAACTTATTGCCTGCCGTGGTCGAGAGTGGATTAACCAAAGAAAAGCTAGTATTGCTCACCGCTGACCGCCCGTTAGAGCAAATTAATTGCGGTGCCAATCAAGCCATTCAACAAACGGGGTTATTCTCTAGCCATGTTTGTCATGAACTGTTATTACCGAGCCCAAGTTTGAGTATTACCCCACAGTGGCTGCTGAGTAATATCGATCAAAGCTTGGCGGTGCAGCAACAAGCAGGTGGCGCGGTACATATTAACTGTCCTTATCCTGAACCGCTTTATGGCGGTGACGCTGATTTTAGTGACTACCTTGCTGGGATAAGCAATTGGCAAGCGCAGCAACAACGCTATTTATCCATTCACTCACCTTGTCGCAATTATTTAGCGACCAACCCGACTGCAAAACTCTGCTCGACCATGCCTGTGGTGAACCGCAAAGGCTTAGTGGTTATTGGCGCGATGAATACTGCTGACATGCAAGCGATTAAACAATGGGCTAAGGTCATGGGCTGGCCAGTATTGGTTGATCCACAATCTGGTGGTAGCAGTGCTTGGTCGCATTATGATGTTTGGCTACAGAACCAAACCTGTCAGGATAAATTAGCGGAAGCTGAGATCTTAGTGCAATTTGGCGCGCGGTTAGTATCAAAACGTTTGGGTCAGTTCATCGCCCTGCATGACTGGCAAGATTACTGGTTAATCGCCCCACAAGCGGGACAGTTAGACCCTTACCATCAGCGCTGTAAGCAATTTGTTAGCCCAATACAGCATTGGCTAACCTTGTTTGCCAATGGCGAATTAAATACTGAATTATCTACAAGTGGCAAGTTAGCTACAGGTCGCAACACTTTCGCCGAACTTGATGTGCAACACAGTGATGTTGACGGCTATGAATGGGCCAGAGTACTAACGGTTGCTAGTGTAACTGTTCGACAGTTGATTGAAATTAATCATATTGATGAGTTAACTGAGATTAGTTTTGCCGCCACCTTAGATACCTGCTTCTCCACAACATTGCGCAACAAGCCGACTAGTTTATTCATTGGTAATAGCTTAATTGTCAGATTATTAGATATGTTTGCAGCATTACCCAATGTCCCGGTATTTAGTAACCGTGGCGCGTCGGGTATTGATGGTTTATTAGCAACAGCGGCGGGTGTACAGCAAGGCCAGCAGCAAGCGATGCTTTGCCTGTTAGGTGATACATCCTTGTTATATGATTTGAACTCGCTGGCGTTATTTTCTAAGCCGACGCATCCGAGCGTTATTGTGGTATTGAATAATGACGGTGGCGCTATTTTCGATATGCTACCTGTTGCAGAAAAGCAAAAAGAACAGTTATATCGTATGCCGCATGGGTTTAATTTCTCACATGCAGCAGCGATGTTTGATTTAGATTATGTTCAACCTAAGAGCTTGGCTGATGCACTTTCTGTGATCCATCATAGCTTACACCCGATGACTGAAGTGACAGGTGAAGCCCGTACTTTACTTGTCGAGATAGTGACACCCGCAGGGGCCGCCGCCAAGCAACTGAAGCAATTATTCAGCGAGGTAAAAGATGCGAAATTTATCTAG
- a CDS encoding isochorismate synthase MenF produces MLKLTAAITALQQQVIHAQPEQTRISVDLQPLNSTELIEWLGAQVLFPQFYWQSRDGGEEVVALGQCCHCHDVSLAKTLFTEPQRMWGGQAFSSQESNKESSQSLNNSDRTTRNYYFLPQIELTRQQTHWQLSVNLPANRPAISVAKQSMADAGYDKTQLLASLAELIAPAPIPLPQSYKIESRRHYPEFKQWSHLVTKALTAIDEQYFAKVVLARKTVLTLNRSLSATQFLQQSRQVNQHCFHFIFAIHADDYFVGSTPERLFSRDADNLHTEALAGTAARSLDAAEDRALANWLLNDKKNRYENRLVADDLLSRLQPRCRSLQVEKRPELIKLRKVQHLKHKIAGQLMAGVDDAELLTSLQPTAAIAGLPRQPALDFIADNEPFDRGWYSGALGYIGQQQSEFCVAIRSARVLGRELQLFAGAGIVPGSDPESEWQELERKTATLLTLLEPDANDYRADYGSSTTNNRNTTNSTNKHVLANQFASEQQRA; encoded by the coding sequence TTGTTAAAATTAACGGCCGCGATCACTGCATTACAACAACAGGTTATCCATGCTCAACCTGAGCAAACACGGATTTCTGTTGATTTACAGCCCTTAAATTCAACTGAGCTTATTGAATGGCTTGGCGCTCAAGTTTTATTCCCGCAATTTTATTGGCAATCTCGAGACGGTGGCGAAGAAGTTGTCGCGCTCGGACAATGCTGCCATTGTCATGATGTTAGTCTCGCCAAAACACTGTTTACTGAACCGCAGCGCATGTGGGGCGGGCAAGCCTTTTCTAGTCAAGAATCTAATAAAGAGTCTAGTCAGTCGCTTAACAACAGCGACAGAACTACTCGCAATTACTATTTCTTACCGCAAATAGAGTTAACCCGTCAGCAAACGCATTGGCAACTATCGGTCAACCTACCAGCCAATCGACCAGCAATATCAGTAGCCAAACAATCAATGGCAGACGCGGGTTACGATAAAACGCAGCTATTGGCAAGTCTTGCGGAGCTAATTGCACCTGCACCGATACCATTGCCACAATCTTACAAGATTGAATCTCGCCGTCATTATCCTGAGTTCAAACAATGGTCTCATCTGGTCACTAAAGCGTTAACCGCAATCGATGAGCAATATTTTGCCAAAGTGGTATTAGCGAGAAAAACGGTATTAACCTTAAACCGGTCTTTGTCAGCGACGCAGTTTTTACAACAAAGCCGTCAAGTTAATCAGCACTGTTTTCATTTTATTTTTGCTATCCATGCTGATGATTATTTTGTTGGTTCAACACCTGAACGGTTATTTAGTCGCGATGCCGATAACTTACATACCGAAGCGCTTGCTGGAACCGCGGCGCGAAGTTTGGATGCTGCGGAAGATCGCGCGCTCGCAAACTGGTTACTTAACGACAAAAAAAACCGTTACGAAAACCGTTTAGTGGCAGATGATTTATTATCCCGTTTACAACCGCGTTGTCGATCTCTGCAAGTTGAAAAGCGTCCTGAGTTAATCAAGTTGCGTAAAGTGCAGCACCTCAAACACAAAATAGCAGGGCAGTTAATGGCAGGTGTTGATGATGCAGAATTGCTCACAAGCCTACAACCAACGGCTGCGATTGCTGGATTGCCACGTCAACCAGCATTAGATTTTATTGCTGACAACGAACCGTTTGACCGCGGTTGGTACAGTGGGGCATTGGGTTATATCGGCCAACAACAGAGCGAATTTTGCGTAGCGATTCGTAGTGCGCGGGTATTAGGGCGTGAATTACAGTTATTTGCTGGTGCCGGGATTGTTCCTGGTTCTGATCCAGAAAGTGAGTGGCAAGAGTTAGAGCGTAAAACCGCGACCTTATTAACCTTGCTGGAACCTGATGCGAACGACTATCGTGCAGATTACGGTAGCAGTACGACTAATAATAGAAATACGACTAATAGTACTAATAAGCATGTGCTTGCCAATCAATTTGCCTCGGAGCAACAACGCGCATGA
- a CDS encoding sulfite exporter TauE/SafE family protein, with amino-acid sequence MIVVVYLILGAAAGLMAGLFGVGGGLIIVPALIVSFSFQDLSPDVLTQLAIGTSLATIIFTSLSSIKTHHSKGAIDWELVKRLTVGIVIGAVLGSIFADYLPGETLQMIIGIYALTVAVQMGFDLKPKAEHDLPQGAGLTVAGGIIGAISALFGIGGGSLTVPYLSWCRVEMRHAVATSSACGLPIAVAGVCSYIVTGWNNPDLPEYSLGYIYLPAFFGIIITSTVFAKQGAKLAHSLPSHVLKRYFALLLLVVGSKFIFF; translated from the coding sequence ATGATTGTGGTTGTATATTTAATTTTAGGCGCGGCAGCTGGCTTGATGGCTGGCCTGTTTGGTGTCGGTGGCGGTTTGATTATCGTCCCTGCATTAATTGTATCTTTTAGCTTCCAAGACCTTTCGCCAGATGTACTCACTCAGTTAGCGATAGGCACTTCTCTCGCAACTATTATCTTTACCTCCCTGAGTTCGATTAAAACCCACCACAGCAAAGGTGCAATTGATTGGGAACTAGTTAAACGGTTAACTGTTGGTATTGTTATTGGTGCCGTGCTGGGCAGTATTTTTGCCGATTATTTGCCTGGTGAAACATTACAAATGATCATCGGTATTTATGCGCTAACTGTGGCGGTGCAGATGGGCTTTGATCTGAAACCGAAAGCAGAGCATGATTTACCCCAAGGCGCTGGCTTGACTGTCGCAGGTGGTATTATTGGTGCTATCTCGGCTTTATTCGGTATTGGTGGTGGCTCGCTCACTGTACCTTACTTGTCTTGGTGCCGCGTCGAAATGCGTCATGCGGTTGCAACCTCTTCTGCGTGTGGTTTACCGATTGCGGTGGCGGGTGTATGCAGTTATATCGTCACGGGTTGGAATAACCCTGATTTACCAGAATACAGCTTAGGTTATATTTATTTACCGGCATTCTTTGGTATTATTATTACCAGTACTGTGTTTGCCAAACAAGGTGCAAAACTGGCGCATTCATTACCGAGTCATGTGTTAAAACGTTATTTTGCGCTGTTATTATTAGTTGTTGGTTCGAAGTTTATTTTCTTCTAA